A genomic segment from Pseudosulfitobacter sp. DSM 107133 encodes:
- a CDS encoding GlxA family transcriptional regulator, with product MKIVPRRYVFLLIPGYSQLGFACALEALSLANLHPSDQTYYSWTVLSEDGAPVAAYNGITTVVDGPLTELRRDDTLVVCAGDKAGAGSTKPILNWLRRETRRGIDFGALSSGAYTLALAGLLAGKRVVTHWQYRDALSELLPDVIVEKGLFTIDGRVFTTAGGAASMDMMLARIRDENGQDLATWVADQMVYTHPRQKEHAQRMSAGGPVEARNPKLALALQAMANNLEDPLRPDEIADLVGLSTRQMERLFARYLAVSPKRHYLSLRLEKARGLLRQTAMSVTDICVACGFQSLSHFSKCYRANFGLSPGQEIRGTHLLWTT from the coding sequence ATGAAAATTGTTCCGCGTCGCTATGTGTTCCTGTTGATCCCCGGATACAGCCAGTTGGGCTTTGCCTGCGCGCTCGAAGCGCTGAGCCTTGCCAACCTGCACCCTTCGGATCAGACCTATTACAGCTGGACCGTGCTGAGCGAAGATGGCGCCCCCGTGGCGGCCTATAACGGCATCACCACTGTCGTCGACGGCCCCCTCACCGAGCTGCGGCGCGACGACACGCTTGTGGTTTGCGCCGGTGACAAGGCGGGCGCCGGCAGCACCAAACCCATCCTGAACTGGCTGCGTCGCGAAACCCGGCGCGGCATTGATTTTGGCGCGTTATCGTCAGGGGCCTATACGTTGGCGCTGGCCGGTTTGCTGGCAGGCAAACGGGTGGTTACACACTGGCAATACCGCGATGCGCTGAGCGAACTGCTGCCGGATGTGATTGTCGAAAAGGGACTGTTCACCATTGACGGGCGGGTGTTCACCACAGCGGGCGGCGCCGCGTCCATGGACATGATGCTGGCCCGCATCCGTGACGAAAACGGGCAGGATCTGGCAACATGGGTGGCCGACCAGATGGTGTACACCCACCCGCGCCAAAAGGAACATGCGCAACGGATGTCGGCAGGCGGCCCTGTCGAGGCGCGCAATCCGAAACTGGCACTGGCGCTACAGGCGATGGCCAACAACCTGGAAGACCCGCTGCGCCCCGATGAAATTGCCGATCTGGTCGGGCTGTCCACCCGCCAGATGGAACGTCTTTTTGCCAGATACCTCGCCGTGTCGCCCAAGCGTCACTATCTCAGCCTGCGACTGGAAAAGGCGCGCGGCCTTTTGCGGCAAACCGCGATGAGCGTGACCGACATTTGTGTGGCCTGCGGGTTCCAATCTCTGTCCCATTTCTCGAAATGCTACCGGGCCAATTTCGGCCTGAGCCCGGGTCAGGAAATACGCGGAACCCATTTATTGTGGACCACCTAG
- a CDS encoding thioredoxin family protein — MNRRAFLTATAAALVLPHMASAFQVRTFSPALWDEVRVTDQVVILNFRTNWSLTCQIKQELIAQAISENPKYGSLQFIDVNWDTYGRSRMAERLKVARRSTLLVMKNGTEVARLVNAPEARKIRSLMDAALAAS, encoded by the coding sequence ATGAACCGCCGCGCTTTTTTAACCGCCACCGCTGCCGCCCTCGTCCTGCCCCATATGGCCTCTGCCTTTCAGGTCCGCACATTCTCGCCCGCGCTTTGGGATGAAGTGCGCGTGACCGATCAGGTCGTGATCCTGAACTTTCGCACCAACTGGTCGCTGACCTGCCAGATCAAACAAGAGCTGATCGCCCAGGCCATTTCTGAAAACCCCAAATACGGCAGCTTGCAATTCATCGACGTGAACTGGGACACCTATGGCCGCTCGCGCATGGCCGAACGGCTGAAAGTCGCGCGCCGGTCGACCCTGTTGGTGATGAAAAACGGCACCGAAGTTGCCCGTCTGGTGAACGCTCCCGAAGCGCGCAAGATCCGCAGCCTGATGGACGCCGCATTGGCCGCAAGCTGA
- a CDS encoding DMT family transporter encodes MDIKAIFMGVIFALIWSSAFTSARIIVADASPLASLSLRFFLTGMIGVALARMMGQSWNLTRDQWRATFVFGLCQNAIYLGLNFFAMQTVQASLASIIASTMPLMVAAAGWIVFRDRLPLAGMIGLLMGIVGVIIIMSARMDAGVDMRGVALCLIGAGSLTVATLSMRGASSGGNLMMVVGLQMFVGAAFLAVASALTETVRVTLTPELVVAFVYTMLAPGLLATYIWFALVQRIGAVKAATFHFLNPFFGVAIAAALLGEKLGAHDILGVAIIGLGILAVQLSRAAKT; translated from the coding sequence ATGGACATCAAAGCAATCTTTATGGGCGTCATCTTTGCCCTGATCTGGTCGTCGGCCTTTACCTCGGCACGGATCATCGTGGCCGATGCATCGCCGCTGGCCTCGTTGTCATTGCGGTTCTTTCTGACCGGCATGATCGGCGTCGCCCTTGCGCGTATGATGGGCCAAAGCTGGAACCTGACGCGCGACCAATGGCGGGCAACCTTTGTGTTTGGACTGTGCCAGAACGCCATCTATCTGGGCCTGAACTTTTTCGCGATGCAGACCGTACAAGCCTCGCTGGCGTCGATCATCGCCTCGACCATGCCGCTGATGGTGGCCGCAGCGGGCTGGATCGTGTTTCGCGACCGGTTGCCGTTGGCCGGCATGATCGGGCTGCTGATGGGGATTGTCGGCGTCATCATCATCATGTCGGCGCGGATGGATGCAGGCGTGGACATGCGCGGTGTGGCCCTGTGCCTGATCGGAGCCGGTTCGCTGACCGTGGCCACGCTGTCGATGCGCGGGGCATCGTCGGGCGGCAATCTGATGATGGTCGTCGGGCTGCAAATGTTCGTGGGCGCCGCGTTTCTGGCCGTTGCTTCGGCGCTGACCGAAACCGTGCGTGTGACCCTGACACCGGAACTGGTTGTCGCCTTTGTTTACACCATGCTGGCCCCCGGCCTGCTGGCCACTTACATCTGGTTTGCGCTGGTCCAGCGCATCGGCGCGGTCAAGGCTGCGACCTTCCACTTTCTCAATCCGTTCTTTGGCGTGGCCATCGCGGCCGCTTTGCTGGGCGAGAAACTGGGCGCGCATGACATTCTGGGCGTCGCGATCATCGGGTTGGGCATCCTTGCGGTACAACTGTCACGCGCCGCAAAAACCTGA